ACACCTCATTTCCTGAGTGTGTGAACCGTCTCGGAGTCAAGCCTCGAGGCACCCACCGTGCTTATTTATAGAGATCTGTGTAGATGCTATGGGTCAGATGACCGTGGAGCTCTCGCTAGAAATGCAGACCGCCTACAGACAGCACACAGACACACCTCATTTCCTGAGAGTTCAACCACGAATCCGAGACTAGATCCGTTCAAAACTAGCTACAATACAAAAACAATCAACCTTCTAATATGAACTTGTTCCCAGTGCGGATACTGTTCTTAAGCTTATAACTTATAGTTTTCCCTCCTCTAGATATGTTTTGAGAAACTCCGCCCCACTTCAACAACAACTCTCAGGAAATGAGGTGTGTGACTGTCCTTGGTCTCAGGAAGCTCAGGAACTCTCAGGAAACTCGGGAAACAAGGGGGTTTATGATCCTTCAGTTGATTTAACTTATTCATGGGCCTTGAACCTTTCACGGCAGAAGACCCAATCTTCCTTGACGAAGACGTGCTTAGGGACAGCCACAAACCAGAGGATCTGATAGCACGAGACCGTGAACTCGAGGAATACCAAGCAGCCCTCAAGCCCGTAATCAAAGGTGCAAGGCCTCGAAACATCTTCCTCTACGGCCAAACAGGAGTCGGAAAGACAGTCGCCACGGAGATGATAATGGATCGTCTCCGCAAAGATCAAGAAAACTACGATAATCTTGATATCCACGTAGTCCACGTCGTCTGCAAAAATCTAAATAGCTCATACCAAGTTGCTGTCAAACTGGTGAACGAGTTCCGAGACACCAGCAATAAAATTCCTACCACAGGCTATCCTCCAGATACAATCTACGAGTTTCTCTGGGAACACCTACAAGAAATCGACTCCACACACGTCCTCTTCGTACTAGACGAAGTCGACGCAATAGGAAACGATGACGACATTCTCTACGAACTTCCTCGATGCAACGACAACGGAAACGTCCCAGTAGAAGAAACCAAAGTTGGCGTAATCGGAATCTCTAATAAATTCACGTTCAGAGACAATCTTTCCGCACGAGTCAAAGATTCACTGTGTGACGAAGAGATCCACTTCCCTCCTTACGATGCTAACCAGCTCCGCAACATTCTGTACCAGCGAGCGGAAAACGCATTTGTTGACGGTGTCTTAGAAGATGATGTAGTCCCACTAGCCGCAGCATTTGCCGGGCAAGAATCCGGAAGCGCCCGTCAAGCACTCAAACTCTTATTCAAAGCTGGTGACATTGCGCGCAGTCGAGATCTTAAGGAGGTCAAGGAAGAACATATCCGTGAAGCAGAGCCGAAAGTCAAAGAATCGCAGGTCAGAAACGAACTTGAGTCCGTCCCGACTCAAAGCCACTTGACACTGTATGCCTTGCTAACGTTGGAGAAGCAAGACAGTTTGCCGGCTAAAAGCAGTGATATCTACGATGTTTACGAGATCGCAGCGAATAGGATTGATACTGACGTGAAAACTGATAGAACCATCCGTGATCGGCTCAGTCAATTAAAGCTGAAAGGTTTTCTCGACGTGGAGGAGCACAACGAAGGGCCGAAAGGCGGCAGCTACTATCTCTACGAGTTCGGCGACATCCGGCCAAATATGGTGGAAGAAGTTCTACGGGACGTAGACCGGCTAGATGATTTATTCCAAACTGAAATCACTAACTACTGAGTTTAAATACAGAATATAATTAAGAAAATTCGAACTCCCGTGAAGAGTGGGAAAAGATGGGGACTGTTGTCCTGTCTCGATTTTAGATGTTCACACAGTTACAGCCCCGATTTATTTTCGATGAATCCAGACCCTCTCAAACACTCGTGAAATCTGGGGGGGGGTAGGTAAGTGAGTTAACCAGATGACGGCTACAAACATGTTCGCCATATCGACCTCAAGATCCGCATGGGGCTTGTCCTTGTGCCGAATGAAATACTCAGCCACTGACTATTGAACAACCGACTCCAGACGGTTTGTATCCCCCGAAAGGGGTGCGGGGGCTCGAAGGGAGCCCACCGCAGTAACCCATGAGACAAAGAGAGACAGCAATCGCGTCGACAGCCACTGAAACAACTCAGCTCCTGAAGCGAGGGATCGCCAGATGACTGACCGCGACCGCGACGAGTGCCGAATGCCGACGTGTTCGGAGCCTGCTCGCGATCGAGCAGGATATTCTGGTCGGTTCTGTTCGGACAGCTGTGAGGTCCGCTACGAGCATCTCCAAGCAGACGCTCGAGATGCTGCAGTGGATGAAGTCGAGAATCGGTACTGATGCTCAAGCAGATCGATCACCGTGGCAAGCGTTTCACGATCGGTGACGAGGACAGTGTCGACGACGTCGCTGGTGAACGGTGTCGGCGAGCCGAATTGCTCGAACGGCAGGCTCAGCAAGAGATTCGTGAACTCGAGCGTGCGAAGGCAGTTGCTGGACCAGACAGTGCAGGTTCAGATAGTAGAGGACTCGACCGATGACACGGAACGTAGGGGGACGAAAGACACACCGTATTTCCTGAGAAAACAAGGATGAAACTCCCCCTTCATAGATAGTTGATGCCCCACGCACACAGAGTTCACTCTGCACACGGTGTGTCTCAAGTACCGAAAAGCGGTACGTCCGGTGGATCGAAGACAAAGATCAGCACCGGACAGACTGAGGGGTGGGAGTGATCGGACAATGTCGCGCGCAGCGGATCACGCGACAGGTGATATATCCGATGTCCTCATTATCAATCTCTTCCCGATTCCCAGTCAAAGGCGCACGCTGAGAGTAACACATACTCCCCCACCCCAGTGTGTCCAGTGTCTTTGATTAGAGGGAAGGAAAGGAATCCGCGTGAATCTCGCACCCCACTTCAGACACGTGAACTCGTCCGTCTATCAAGAGAACACACTGAGAGTTCCGTTCTCAAATCGAATACTCTTCTGCCAGTTCAACCAGGTCGTAGACGTGAATCCCAGTTTTGAACCAGAGCATCCGCTCGCTCGTTTCACCGAAGTCATCATTCGAGCAGTCTAACTGTTCGGAGACTGCGACAAGGAGATTCTCAGCATCTGCCTGGCGTATTTTCTTCAGTTTCGACTCGAGATACTCGGGTGTCCAGAATCCGATAATTTCGAGAATCGCTCGCCGGCCATCCGGATGCTCGATCGCGAAATCGGGGATCATCACCTCGTCACCAAGGTCAAACACATCGTTTTCGCGTAGTAACTCCCAGTCCGTGGTCGCTCGCTCCCATTTCTGGGCGAGTGTCTGCTCGAGATCGCTATCGAACTGCCTGCCAGTACTGTAGTGTGAATCGAGTCCGTCAGTGTCGTCCAGTCTGAGTTGCCGTGTCTCACCCGCTGTCTCATCGATTAGTACTGTAGCAGTCATCTCCCAGCGGTCACAGAGGGGCAATGCTGGCAGAAAATTCGCCAACCGGATGCCATACTTTTGTGATTGAGAGAACAACGACGCTGGACCGTCAAGTATGGCCTCGTAGCCACCGGCATGGTCGGTTCGTTCGACACGCTTGCCATCAGAATCGATCGGATAGATCCGATGCATCAGTCCGAAGAGTTTGACGTAGCTGAATACCGTCCCGAAATGGTCCCAGACACGGATTCGCATCTCAGTTGCGTCGTAGAGGACTGCCTGGGCGAGCGCAAGATTGTAGCGAGTGACCAGCCAGTCGACCGTCAGATCAGTGTGTTCGTACTCGCCGTCACTACTGCCAGTCAGTGTCGTCGTTGTGGTCGATTGCTCGCCAGCACCGGCATACTGGTCAGCGGTCCGCGTGCCGATCTGGACAAGTCGTTTGTTCTCCTCGAGATCAGCATACATCCCGCGGTAGCACGCTTCGAGTGAGATATCCAACTCATCAGCAACTGCACTATACACCTCTATCTTCTGTGTGTCGTCACCGAGCGTAGGCTGGCGAACAACCGGATACCGCTCGTTAGCTTTCTCGAACAAGTGCTGGCGGATCTCACGAGGCTCAACCGGAGACGTGACTTCGAACTCACACTCGTCGAGAAGCAGTTTCGCCAGTCCCTGGACGATCTTGTAGTCGGTATCCGCCACAGTGAGTTCGTCGATTGCGTCTTCGAGATCGCCTTTTGGCTCACCAAGATGGGCATCAAACAGTGCAATGAGTTGGCGTGCCGTCTCTCGATAGTTCTCATCTGTTGGATCGATAAACAGCGGCTTGATTTCATCGCCGGTGGTACGAGAGCGAGCCAGATCAGCCGTCAGCATTCGTCGTCACCCCTTGTCGGCGCTGTTGGGACACGTACGTTTCCATCGTGTCTGCCGTGATGATCTCATAGAGTCGGGCCGGTTGGCGGTCATCTGTCGGCCGGAGGATGCGTCCAAGCCGCTGGGCATACTGCCGTTTCGAAGCGCTTCCCGACAAGATGATCCCCACGTTCGCAGCGGGAACGTCAATTCCCTCGTCGAGCACCTGTGACGTGGCTAACATCGAGTACTCGCCAGTCCGAAACCGCTCGAGAATCTCGGTGCGCTCGTCCGTCTTCGTTTGATGGGTAATGCAGGGGACGATAAATTCCTGAGAGATTTCGTAGGCAAAGTCATTGTTCGCAGTGAAGATGATCGCGCGGTCGTCGTAGTGGCGTTTGAGCAGGTTGTCGAGCGTCTCGAGTTTTTTCTCTGCCGTTCGGGCGATGCGTTCGGCGCGCTGCTTGGCGATGAGTGCCCGGCGTCCCTTTGGATCATAAGACGTCCGTTTGAGGAACTCCTGATAACCCTCCTCTTTCCAGAGGTCGAACTCGTGGCTGTCGACGTAATCGCGATAGATCTGGTACTCTTCGTCGTATGTCTCCCGTTCCTCGGCCGTGAGCTCGACAGACATGTGGATGGTTTCGTACTCGCTGAGGTACTCGCCAGCGAGTTCGTCGACAGCCTCTTCATAGACAACCGGACCGATGAGATCCTTGAGGAGTTCATGCTTTCCGTCAGGCCGTTCGTAGGTAGCGGTCAGTCCCAGCCGATACGGTGCGATCGTCATTTCGGGAATCTGCCGGTAGGTCGGCGCTGGCAGGTGATGTTCCTCGTCGACGACGAGTAAGCCGAACTGGTCGCCGTATTCGTTGATGTAGCGGTAGGCACTATCGTAGGTAGTGACGGTGATTGCGGTGACCTCGTGGCTGCCGCCGCCGAGAACGCCGATCGGTTCTGTGACCTGATCGCCAAAGGCGTTGGTGAGTGTGGCGTGCCACTGATTCATCAGGTCAATCGTTGGTGTCACGACAAGCGCACTTACGCCGGCGTCAGCAATTGCTTGCAGCCCAAGAAACGTCTTCCCGCTGCCAGTCGGAAGAACGACACTCCCCTGGCGGCCGTGGTCAATCCAGGCGTTGAGGGCAGCCTGCTGGTAGTCACGTGGCTCGATGTGGAGTGCTGGCGTAAGACCGAGTTCCGGGTAGCTTCGAGCAGCATCGTAGAGAGACATAGAACGTGGTAACGCATCTTGGAGTGTTGTCTGTCCATCGCTGTCGGACCAGCCTCCAGCCCATTCGAGAAGTTCCCGATACCGATAGGCCTGCACGCGGTACTCATCAATGCGGTCATCCCACTTCGCAAAGGGGACGTCAGCAGGCGCATCATGGAGCACGAGTGTCCCGTCGTCGAATTCGATCCGCATTCGGTGCGTAGTTCCAAGGGGCCAGTCAGATTGAGTCTGTGGTTTCCAACAAGTCCTTTTCAAATTCAGTATACCATGACAATAGTTCTATCTCTACATTCAGAGATGTATAAACATCCTATAGAGGAGTGCATGTTATTACATCTAGGAAATGCAATACAGGATAATAGCCAGAAGCGGCGCCGATAGATATACCGACATGCGAATGTTGTCGGAGATTCTGGAAATAGAGGATACAGTACTCCATCTGGACTCAAGGATAAGATAGGTTTCTAACTAAAGAACCCATTACGTCCAGTTGACCCCTGAATGTCCGGAAAAGCTGTTATGGTCTATCAATCAGGCTAAGAACATCATTAAACCGATTTTCCTCAGTCAAGACATTGATCGTAGTATCCAAATCCGTGTTCAACTCCCAGTAGTACTTTGGACCGCCACGCGATCCACCACTGCGCTTCGCCCCTGAGACGACACCAATCATATCTAGATCATGGAGATGACTGCGAACCCGACGCATTGCGATCGAGTTCGTGTCGACATGAGATGTGATATCTGTGTACCGCGAGTACACCTCTGGTGTTGGCGCTGGCGTTTCATTCCCTGTTGCCAACGAAGTGAGTGCTAGCAATGCCAACTGATCCTGTATTGTTAAATCACGAATGCTCTGCGCGATGTTCATCTGCTCAACATGGTCCTCGGCCTTGCGGACATGCTCCTCACCGACCTGCGGTTCGTCGTTAAGAGCGGCGAACTCACCGGCCTTGTACAGATACCGAATCGCCTGCCGTGCCGATCCTAGATCTTGGGCAGCAAGCGCCGCTGCTAGTGCGATAGCTTCCTGCGTGACAGCACTATCGACGAACGCTTTCTCTGACCGACGGTTGAGAATGCTCCGCAGCTGATCAGCATCATACGGTGGAAAGTGGATTTCGACCTCGCATAGCGAATCCTTAGCTCGAGGGTCGAGTTCCTCGTAGAACGTCATATCGTTGCTGATTCCGATCACGGAAACGTCCATATCCTCAATATGACTGTTATCACGCGCGCGTGGCAGCTCATAGAGAATCATATCTTTGTTTCCGATGTTGTCAACTTCATCAAGGACAATAACGACAATTCCACCAATCTCTTGAAGAGCATCGTACAGCCGGGCGAATACTTTCCTCTTCGGATGACCGTTCGGGTTGTCACCAGTTAATTGTTCTACAAGATCACACGCAACCTGATACGAAGAGTGATGCCCTTTACACGTTTGAAAAATAGTAGTCAAGTTGATTCCGCTCCGCTCATCGACTTTCTCTTGCAGTTTCTCAAGGAGAAAACGTGCAGCTGCTGTTTTCCCCTGCCCGGGCTTACCGTACAGAAACGCGTTGTGAGGGGGTGCATCGTTGAGAACTGGGGAAAGAACCTCCAACCCAAGTCGTTTGAGTTGCTCTTCTCGTTCTGGAAGATCATTCGGTGTGTAACTCTCTTTCAGGATACGTTCGCTTTCGAAGATCTCTGATCGGTCCTGAAAGTACTCGGTCATGATAGGAGACAACGCACTCATTACACAAATAACCGTAGTGTCCAGAACCCCCCATAATGTCCAGAAATACGGGTGGATGAGACCCACCCCCACCCGGGGGCGTCCGGAATTAGCGGGAAAAAGAGGCCCGCAATGAAACCAAGTTATCAGAGTCTGGAACCACAAGATATCACGATTACTACCTCAATGAAAGAGACTAGGAGAAAACAGTCGAAAGCGCGGTCGGATATTCATCCTTCCTTGCTTTCTACTACCTGCTTTGCGGTTCCGTACAGTAGTACACCTCTTATAGATTTCGAACTAGGATATATTCCACTAGAGAAAGATACAGTCTTACTAGAATGACGTTTTAATAGTTTCTCTGCGATCGTGAGGAAGATCGCTTTTTCTTCCGTCTTTTCTGGACGCCCCCGGGGGTGCCCCTTCCGTCTTCTCTCACTTGATCTTCTGAATCTCTTTGAGGTCTATCTCTCCTGACGAGCTCCACTCCTAAGATGAACTACCCGCCCTACTCGCTCACGGCTGATTCTGTTCGCTCCTTGAGGACGGGAGCTTAGCGCCCTCTCTTTCAGCCAATTCGCCGACCGTCTATGCTAGTCCTTCTATCTCCACATTCGAGAATGTAACTACATGTGCCACACTTCATCCTGTAGATCATTTCTATATTGTATAGAATTCACTCACGGGTCTGAATTCCGATAACGTGGCGAAGTTCACTCAGGTCTCTACATGATCTCTTTCCATCACACTTTATACTGTGGCTACGTGAACTATCCTCTATGGCTAGCGATCCCGAGCTCACGAAAAAACCTCGAGCTGTTGCAGTTAACGTCCTCAAAGGTGGTTTTGGGAAATCAACTACCGCGATCAATCTTGCACGAGAACTTGCAGAGAGAAATGGCCGTGTTCTCCTTGTTGACCTCGACGATAACGGCCACACCACATTCAATCTTGGCTACCGTGACCAGTACGAATCTGACAACCACGTTCAAGAAGTCCTACTTGACGGCGCTGATCCGTTAGATCATGTTGTTCCAGTTACCGATGACCTTGATCTTCTGCCGTCTCATGAAGCTCTCGAGGAGGTGGAGACGAATCTGAAATCGGCAATGGCCTCAAGTCAACGACTTAACCGTAACGTCGTTGATCCTCTACTTGGGGATACATACTCTTACATCGTTGTCGATACGCCGGCCAATCGAGGAAAGCTCAACGACAATGCCTTGTTTGCAACAAAGAATCTCATTGTCCCGCTCCGTCCAGAGAGTGGATGGGAATCTGGGATCACACAGACGAACAAACGCCTGATCCAAGAAGCGCGCCAGTACTTCGACCTCAAATTGCTTGCACTTGTTCCAACTGATCTTAGCGAACGCCTCGATCAGGACACTCGAGACCGAAACCTGCTGTACGCGATTAACAGCCGTGATGAGCTTGCATCGTGCGTCCCAAACTTCGCACATCTCTCTGCGGCTGATTGGGAAGCGATCGACGCTGGCAACTACAATGGTGATCTCCCAGGTATCCGTCACCGTGCTAGTATCGATAAAGCACATCGTGCTCGCAAACCGCTACGCGATTATGATCCAGAGTGTGACCAGCTCAAGTGTTATGAGGAACTTGCCCAAATCGTCGAGAATGGCGGGGTGATGCGGTAATGCCGTTCGACGATCTTGCTGACGAGTCGGAGGAATCTGATCCTGGTGACGAGGCGCTAGATGAACTTGCTGGTACCCTTGCAGACGACTCCACAGCAGGTGAGGAATCATCAGGAAACGACACTACGTCTAAGGATCGTGATAGCGTCTCAGCATACGATTCTCAAACAGAGCCAGCATTCCCGACTGCGAAAACACAGACACAGCATTCAATCTACTGCCTTCCTGAGACGTGGGACACGATTGATGGTGCATCTGGCCTTCTCTTCGAAGCCGAGATTATGCTCCGTCGCGATGGCTATGAAGCTGTGCAGAAACGTGAACTGCACAATGCATTGCTCAAATCTGCAGCACAACAGTTGACTCCCGAGGATATTGCTGAGGTCTTTGTTGCGACTCGAGAAGACCGAGAATCTGGACCACTTCTCACAGACGAATGATAACTATCTCGAGGCCGCAGGTTGGCTCAGCCCACGGCCGATGCGTACACTTCGGAGTAGCTTAGTGGTATCATTCAACAGCCATGACTGTCTATTGGTCTCCCTCTGCCAGTTCGGCGCCCTCATCGTCCTAATCGGGTTGCCGACTCACACGACCGGCAGGCATATTCGGCCAGTCCTCGCGCTGGTATTCGCCCTCGTGCTCGCTGTTAACGTGCGCCGCGAGGCCGGCGGCGCTATCGGATTTAAACGGACAGTCGTCGGGAGAGGGACACTCGTAGGTACGGTCAGACATCGTAATCACCGTCGAACACGACGTCGGCGGGCTTGAAATGCAACTCTGCTTTGTTGCTCGCTGCATCGCCGTCGAAGGCCACTATGCCATACCGGGTTGCGGTCTCAAACACGGATCGGAGGTCGACCGACTGGTTCGATTCCTTTTCGACGACTGTCACCGAGACCTCGCGATCGTGGCTCGTGGCCGCGGCACCGTTGAGTGTGTCGACTTCGGCTGCAAAACTATCCATACGTTCGGCAGGCGAGCGAGGGTCGGTATTAGTCATCGCCGACCACTTGCACAGCCGACGAGAGACATTCAGGACACTCACCGTTTGGTTCTTGTAACTCGGTGCTGGGATCGGTCCATCCACAGCGGGCACACTCGTAAGTTACTGACGCTGTGTCAGGCCATGTGGTGGTTCGGGGAACTCTATTTGGTTTCATTGTATTGGTTGTCGGGCTTATAGTTTACATCACCTTCGCCAACAGAGGTAGCGGTAGATTCGCCTTTTTGTTTTGTGTATGCTTTAGCGTGGCGGTGAGGGTGCCAAGCCCCCGCCCTCAAGGAGCGACCGGAGGGAGTGAGTAGGGTGGGGATACGGCACCCGCACGAGTATCAAACACGGGACAACCAGAATCTTTACCGTCGAATCTGTCGTACACAGAGACACATCGGATGATATACAGCCCTCGCTTCCGATTGCTCCCAACCACGGAGCAACGCGAAGCGATGGACTGGACGCGGGACATCGTACGACAAACCTACAATCATGCGCTCCGCGAGTTCGACAAAATCTCCAACGACGCGGGCACGCTCCGCCAGCGTGTCTGGAGCATCCGCGACACGCTTCCCACGATGAAAGACTGGTGGCCCGACCTGAAACAGGTCTACTCCACCGTCCTACAGAAGGCCGTCGAGCGCATCCGAGACAACATCGAGAACCTCGGGAAGCTCAAAGCCAAGGGCTACAACGTAGGATCGTTGAACTGGAAAAAGCCCCGAGAGTACAGGAGTTTCACGTACCGCCAATCAGGCTTCGAACTCGACAAGAAGAGTGGCCCGAACGGACGCGGACTCCTCATCCTCACGAAACTCAAGGGCAAAACCCGCGAAATTCCGATTCGCCTCCATCGAGACCTCCCTGACCACGAGCAAATCAAAGAGGTGACTCTCAAGAAAGAGCCGACTGGCGCGTGGTACGTCTCGTTCTGCATCGAGACTGACTCATCCGAGAAAACCGCCGTCGAAGACATCCAACCCGATGACACCGTGGGTCTTGACCTCGGTGTGCTAAACTTTATCCACGATTCGGATGGGCGCTCGATCGGGCGGCTCGACCTGTCCGCTGACCGCGAGCGCCTCGAACGCGAGCAACGTTCGCTCTCTCGGAAAGAGTACGAATCAAACAACTGGGAGAAGCAACGCCGCCGTGTCGCGGAAGTCCACGCCCGGATGTCGAACAAGAAGCGGGACTTCAAGCACAAGCTCGCGCATTTCTACACCACTGAGTACGACGCCGTCTTCGTCGAAGACCTCTCGGTAAAGGAGATGCTCGAATCACCGGAGAATGCACGGAACAAGGCCGAGGTCGGGTGGCGCAACTTCATTACCATCCTCGAACACCACGGCAAGAAGAACGGCTGTCACGTCGAGAAAGTCGAGGCGCGCGGAACAACCACAGAGTGTGCCTCGTGCGGCGTTTCGACGTGGAAACCCATCTGGAGACGCGAGCATTCGTGCCCAGCGTGCGGGTTCGAACTGGACAGGGATTGGAACGCGTCGTTGAACGTGCTATCGCGTGGTCTTGACACACTAGGAGTGGTTCACTCCAAATCTACGCCCGTGGAGACTGCGACCGCTGTGGACTCGGTTTCCGTATCTGCAAGTCGCGTTTGTCGAGGGAACCTCGACAGGCTGTCAGACTCAGTCTGACAACGTCGTCGAAACGGGAAGCCCCGCCCTCAAGGAGCCGCCGAAGGCGGCGAGTAGGGCGGGGTAGTTCACACGCGGTTTAGATCGCCCTATTCGGTGTTTGTCCAAGCACCGAAATCGGAGAGAGAAGGACTCACGGACTGATTCTGTTCGCCCATGATGGCCACGAACCGACGTGTTCAGCAGCGTCTAAACAAGCCCCAGAGAGTGCATTCGGCAGCTGGTGGGAATACGTTGCGCATCCTGAGACGAACGAACCATCATTTTATCCACATTCTAACCGTAGTTGGTACTATGATCTCACGAATTCTCGTTCCGATAGACGGCTCGGAAATGGCCCAACATGCGCTTGAGTACGCCCTTGAGAACCATCCCGACGCGGAGATTACCGTCCTACATGTCGTGGGCGAACCGTCACTGTGGGGAGGAGCAGCCACGTCGCTTGCTCTTGAAGAGGATGTTGAAGAGGCCGCAGAGGAGCGCGCAGAGGACATATTCGATGACGCCAAGAAACTTGCCGCCGAGTACGATGTCGAGATCACCACCGAGGTTCAACTGGGCCATCCGGCTCGGGCGATTGTGAACAGCGCCGACGATTTCGATGCGGTCGTCATCGGGAGCCACGGCGGCTCGTTAGTCGATCGACTGGTCGTCGGGAACGTCGCCCAGAAAGTGTTCCGCAACTCGCCCGTCCCCGTGATCGTCGCTCGGTGAGTCGCTGCGACTGAGACCGATGGACGGACGTGGTGTTCTCTTAGGCGAGGAGTGAAAACAAGCCATAGGATCCCACGACCGCCATCGTCGGCGTGATGACCCAGAGCGCCACGATACGCGCCGTGGCTGCGGGGTCAAACAGACTTTCGGCGGACAGTTCCTCCGGGTCTTTCTCGCCAATGCTAGACACACGATCCCCGGATGCGTGCTGCCTGTCCGGGTGAGGAGACTCGCCTTCAGCGAGTTCGCCCACAGTCGGGCCTGCAGCGACCCCCTTGTC
This genomic stretch from Natrinema sp. HArc-T2 harbors:
- a CDS encoding DEAD/DEAH box helicase family protein, translating into MRIEFDDGTLVLHDAPADVPFAKWDDRIDEYRVQAYRYRELLEWAGGWSDSDGQTTLQDALPRSMSLYDAARSYPELGLTPALHIEPRDYQQAALNAWIDHGRQGSVVLPTGSGKTFLGLQAIADAGVSALVVTPTIDLMNQWHATLTNAFGDQVTEPIGVLGGGSHEVTAITVTTYDSAYRYINEYGDQFGLLVVDEEHHLPAPTYRQIPEMTIAPYRLGLTATYERPDGKHELLKDLIGPVVYEEAVDELAGEYLSEYETIHMSVELTAEERETYDEEYQIYRDYVDSHEFDLWKEEGYQEFLKRTSYDPKGRRALIAKQRAERIARTAEKKLETLDNLLKRHYDDRAIIFTANNDFAYEISQEFIVPCITHQTKTDERTEILERFRTGEYSMLATSQVLDEGIDVPAANVGIILSGSASKRQYAQRLGRILRPTDDRQPARLYEIITADTMETYVSQQRRQGVTTNADG
- a CDS encoding Cdc6/Cdc18 family protein is translated as MTEYFQDRSEIFESERILKESYTPNDLPEREEQLKRLGLEVLSPVLNDAPPHNAFLYGKPGQGKTAAARFLLEKLQEKVDERSGINLTTIFQTCKGHHSSYQVACDLVEQLTGDNPNGHPKRKVFARLYDALQEIGGIVVIVLDEVDNIGNKDMILYELPRARDNSHIEDMDVSVIGISNDMTFYEELDPRAKDSLCEVEIHFPPYDADQLRSILNRRSEKAFVDSAVTQEAIALAAALAAQDLGSARQAIRYLYKAGEFAALNDEPQVGEEHVRKAEDHVEQMNIAQSIRDLTIQDQLALLALTSLATGNETPAPTPEVYSRYTDITSHVDTNSIAMRRVRSHLHDLDMIGVVSGAKRSGGSRGGPKYYWELNTDLDTTINVLTEENRFNDVLSLIDRP
- a CDS encoding ParA family protein → MASDPELTKKPRAVAVNVLKGGFGKSTTAINLARELAERNGRVLLVDLDDNGHTTFNLGYRDQYESDNHVQEVLLDGADPLDHVVPVTDDLDLLPSHEALEEVETNLKSAMASSQRLNRNVVDPLLGDTYSYIVVDTPANRGKLNDNALFATKNLIVPLRPESGWESGITQTNKRLIQEARQYFDLKLLALVPTDLSERLDQDTRDRNLLYAINSRDELASCVPNFAHLSAADWEAIDAGNYNGDLPGIRHRASIDKAHRARKPLRDYDPECDQLKCYEELAQIVENGGVMR
- a CDS encoding Cdc6/Cdc18 family protein, whose product is MGLEPFTAEDPIFLDEDVLRDSHKPEDLIARDRELEEYQAALKPVIKGARPRNIFLYGQTGVGKTVATEMIMDRLRKDQENYDNLDIHVVHVVCKNLNSSYQVAVKLVNEFRDTSNKIPTTGYPPDTIYEFLWEHLQEIDSTHVLFVLDEVDAIGNDDDILYELPRCNDNGNVPVEETKVGVIGISNKFTFRDNLSARVKDSLCDEEIHFPPYDANQLRNILYQRAENAFVDGVLEDDVVPLAAAFAGQESGSARQALKLLFKAGDIARSRDLKEVKEEHIREAEPKVKESQVRNELESVPTQSHLTLYALLTLEKQDSLPAKSSDIYDVYEIAANRIDTDVKTDRTIRDRLSQLKLKGFLDVEEHNEGPKGGSYYLYEFGDIRPNMVEEVLRDVDRLDDLFQTEITNY
- a CDS encoding universal stress protein, with product MISRILVPIDGSEMAQHALEYALENHPDAEITVLHVVGEPSLWGGAATSLALEEDVEEAAEERAEDIFDDAKKLAAEYDVEITTEVQLGHPARAIVNSADDFDAVVIGSHGGSLVDRLVVGNVAQKVFRNSPVPVIVAR
- a CDS encoding RNA-guided endonuclease InsQ/TnpB family protein, which translates into the protein MDWTRDIVRQTYNHALREFDKISNDAGTLRQRVWSIRDTLPTMKDWWPDLKQVYSTVLQKAVERIRDNIENLGKLKAKGYNVGSLNWKKPREYRSFTYRQSGFELDKKSGPNGRGLLILTKLKGKTREIPIRLHRDLPDHEQIKEVTLKKEPTGAWYVSFCIETDSSEKTAVEDIQPDDTVGLDLGVLNFIHDSDGRSIGRLDLSADRERLEREQRSLSRKEYESNNWEKQRRRVAEVHARMSNKKRDFKHKLAHFYTTEYDAVFVEDLSVKEMLESPENARNKAEVGWRNFITILEHHGKKNGCHVEKVEARGTTTECASCGVSTWKPIWRREHSCPACGFELDRDWNASLNVLSRGLDTLGVVHSKSTPVETATAVDSVSVSASRVCRGNLDRLSDSV
- a CDS encoding DUF790 family protein, translating into MLTADLARSRTTGDEIKPLFIDPTDENYRETARQLIALFDAHLGEPKGDLEDAIDELTVADTDYKIVQGLAKLLLDECEFEVTSPVEPREIRQHLFEKANERYPVVRQPTLGDDTQKIEVYSAVADELDISLEACYRGMYADLEENKRLVQIGTRTADQYAGAGEQSTTTTTLTGSSDGEYEHTDLTVDWLVTRYNLALAQAVLYDATEMRIRVWDHFGTVFSYVKLFGLMHRIYPIDSDGKRVERTDHAGGYEAILDGPASLFSQSQKYGIRLANFLPALPLCDRWEMTATVLIDETAGETRQLRLDDTDGLDSHYSTGRQFDSDLEQTLAQKWERATTDWELLRENDVFDLGDEVMIPDFAIEHPDGRRAILEIIGFWTPEYLESKLKKIRQADAENLLVAVSEQLDCSNDDFGETSERMLWFKTGIHVYDLVELAEEYSI